The DNA sequence CAGCCCATTGTGCAGCAGATTCCGCAGTACGCGGGTGAGGAGCACCTCGTCGGAGCGGATGACCGACGGTGCCGGCGGGTCCTCGACCTCCAGCCGCACGTCGGGGGTGGACAGGGCGCGCAGGGTGCCCCGCAACTGGCCGAACACCATCCGCAGGTCGACGTCGGACCAGTTGGGCTCGATTCGGCCCGACTCGGCCTTGGCGAGGTCGAGCAGATCGTTGACCAGCGACAGCAGGTCTGCCGCCGACGACCGGATCAGCTCCACGTGGGTCGTCTGCTCGGGGGTCAGCGGATCCGAGGCCGGATCGGCCATCAGCCGCCCGAGCCCGATGATGGCGGTGACCGGCGCCCGCAGCTCGTGGCTGACGTTGGCCAGAAACCGGCTCTTCGCCTCGCTGGCGGCCCGCAACTGCGACGACTTCTCGTCGAGTTCGGCGTAGAGCGCGACGACGCCCCGGTTGGTCTCCTCCAGTTCTTCGGAGAGCTGCCCGTAGAGCGCCATCACGCCCCGGTTGGTCTCCTCCAGCTCCTCGTTGAGCCGGGCCAGGTGGTCCCGGTGGGTGCGTACCTGCTCGAGCGCGGTCAGCAGTTGCTCGTTCTGTACGGCCAGTTCGTCGAGCGGGGTCCCCGGCAGACTGGCCTCGAGCTCGGCGCGCAGCTCCGCGATCCGCTCCGGGCCGGGCGATGGCGCGGTGGCCGGGAATCGGCGCGACATCCGTACGACCATCGCCGTCTCGTCGTCGTCCATCTCCAACGTGTCCACCAATCGTCCGACCGCGGCGAGGTGCCCGCCGGGCAGGTCGCCGACCCGTACCGCGGCGGCCGGTCGCACCTCGATCCGCAGTGCCGGTCGAAGACCTCCTGTCTGGGCGAAGAATGCCACGTCGGCGGGACCGC is a window from the Polymorphospora rubra genome containing:
- a CDS encoding ATP-binding protein; translation: MSGPDGRSAEADPTLILSMTLRIEQDIFVVRQRGREVADAVGFEHQDQIRIATALSEVGRLLLSCGGPADVAFFAQTGGLRPALRIEVRPAAAVRVGDLPGGHLAAVGRLVDTLEMDDDETAMVVRMSRRFPATAPSPGPERIAELRAELEASLPGTPLDELAVQNEQLLTALEQVRTHRDHLARLNEELEETNRGVMALYGQLSEELEETNRGVVALYAELDEKSSQLRAASEAKSRFLANVSHELRAPVTAIIGLGRLMADPASDPLTPEQTTHVELIRSSAADLLSLVNDLLDLAKAESGRIEPNWSDVDLRMVFGQLRGTLRALSTPDVRLEVEDPPAPSVIRSDEVLLTRVLRNLLHNGLKFTESGEVRMRAETVAGGWRVSVVDTGPGIPAELHQRIFEEFYQVPGTAKAGTGLGLPYARRLAGLLGGSLELTSEPGRGSTFTLVLPVAGDGA